The genomic region aactgtgaaggacctcggcgttactctggaccctgatctctcgtTTTAAgtacatatcaagaccatttcaaggacagcttttttccatctacgtaacattgcaaaaatcagaaactttctgtccgaAAATGATGCATGTccgaaaaattaatccatgcttttgtcacttctaggttagactactccaatgctctactttccggctacctggataaagcactaaataaacttcagttagtgctaaatacggctgctaaaatcctgactagaaccaaaacaattgatcatattactccagtgctagcctccctacactggcttcctgtcaaggcaagggctgatttcaaggttttactgctaatctacaaagcattacatgggcttgctcctacctatctctctgatttggtcctgccgtacatacctacacgtactctacggtcacaagacgcaggcctcctaattgtccctaggatttccaagcaaacagctggaggcagggctttctcctatagagctccattttttatggaatggtctgcctacccatgtaagagatgcaaactcagtctcaacatttaagtctttactgaagactcatctcttcagtgggtcatatgattgagtgtagtctggcccaggagtgggaaggtgaacggaaaggctctggagcaacgaaccgcccttgctgtctctgcctggccggttcccctctttccactgggattctctgcctctaaccctattgcaggggttgagtcactggctctttcatatcgtccctggaaggggtgcgtcacttgagtgggttgagtcactgatgtgatcttcctgtctggagatctttgtgggcaatactcggccttgtctcaggatggtaagttggtggttaaagatatccctctagtggtgtgggggctgtgctttggcaaagtgggtggggttatatccttcatgtttggccctgtccgggggtgtcctcggatggggccacagtgtctcctgacccctcctgtctcagcctccagtatttatgctgcagtagtttgtgtcggggggctagggtcagtttgttatatctggagtacttctcctgtcctatttggtgtcctgtgtgaatttaagtgtgctctctctaattctctctttctttctctctctcggaggacctgagccctaggaccatgcctcaggactacctgacatgatgactccttgctgtccccagtccacctggccgtgctgctgctccagtttcaactgttctgccttattattattggaccatgctggtcatttatgaacatttgaacatcttggccatgttctgttataatctccacccggcacagccagaagaggactggccaccccacatagcctggttcctctctaggtttcttcctaggttttggcctttctagggagtttttcctagccaccgtgcttctacacctgcattgcttgctgtttggggttttaggctgggtttctgtacagcactttgagatatcagctgatgtacgaagggctatataagtatatttgatttgatttgattgacagTAGAacttactaaagagctcagtgattttcaacaTGGCACGGTCATCAGATGCCACCTTGCCAACATGCCAgattgtcaaatttctgccctgctagagctgccccggccACCTGGAagcgctgttattgtgaagtggaaacatctaggaggaacaacggctcagccgcgaagtggtaggccacacaagctcacagaacaggacccgCCGAGTGCTGACACTCACTACCAAgtcccaaactgcctctggaagcaacgtcatcacaataactgttagttgggagcttcatgaaattggtttccatagccgagcagccgcatacaaacctaagatcaccattcgcaataccaagcatcggctggagtggtgtacagctcgccgccattggactctggagcagtggaaatgtgttgtctggagtgatgaatcatgccgGGGGAATgaattcaccatctggcagtccgatggacgaatctgggtttggaggatgccaaaagaacgctacctgcccgaatgcatagtgcccacTGTACAGCTCcctcagtgaagggaaatcttaacgctaaagcatacaatgacattctagatgattctgtacttccaactttgtggcaacagtttggggaaggccctttcctgtttcagcatgacaatgcccccgtgcacaaagcgaggtccatacagaaatggtttgtcgataggtgtggaagaacttgactggcctgcacagagccctgacctcaaccccatcgaacaccttcaggatgaattggaacgtcgactgcgagccaggcctaatcgccaaacaccagtgcccaacctcactaatgctcttgtggctgaatggaagcaagtccccgcagcaatattccaacatctagtggaaagccttcccagaagagtggaggctgtttatcaaagggggaccaactccatattaatgcccatgattttggaatgagatgtttgtagaacaggtgtccacatacttctggccATGTAATGTACCTTGAGCAGTTTGGCCACCTCAGGGTTAAAGGTGGGGGTTTTGATGTATTGGAGGAAGAGGGTGGAGATTCTCTTCCTCAGCCCCTCCAGATTGGTCTCCTTTACCCCCCTCATCAGGAGGTCCGCCTCCCTGTCAATCAACTCCACAATGTTCTGGGTCAGCTTGCAGTCGTGCTCCTGTACAATTATGAAGCATTTTTATGATTCACAAATTAAAGAATCCTCATAGAAAACAATGGCCAATTGTCAATTCACAATCAATCAGTATGTATATTTCATATCTAAAAACAACTCAAGATTAATATATCTTTTCAGTCAGTATGGGTTGAGGGTAAGTGTTCCCACCTTGACGGTGTGTTTGAGTGTGAGCAGCACGTCAAGCCTCTCCTCCTGGTTGAGGTAGTGCAGGTTGATGCTGGAGTACAGATCTCTCAGctccctggctctgatggtgtaCTGGGTGTCCACCTGGGTTATCTTCCCATCGAATGCACGCCACCTCTTAGGGGCAGCACACTggcaaatacaaaaataatatatTGTTTGGTCAAATGTTTTAATTGAAACTGAGAGCCTGCATTGTCTATACAATGCTATGGAAAACTTTGGGAGAGAATTTATGGGACACTGCACATATCCCAGAGCAGTGGGAGAGAATAGAGGGGACCTTTGACCTTCTCAAGGAAGGACTGCACGGCCTTGTCGTAATTCCTCTCTCCGGCGGCGATGCGATGGCGTCCGATGGAGGCAATGAGCTGGCTCTCCTGCTCCAGTAGCGCACACAGAGCAGCCTTCCTCTCAGCACCATCCAGAGTGGCATCGATGTGCTCTACCTCCTCTTTCCTCCACTCTGTTACAAACACATACAGaggatttaaacacacacacacacagtcttgtacagctaacctcgtggagacacacaattcagtcccattcaaaaacCTATTTTCTCTAACCCGTTcacttaccctaaccttaacccgatTGGCACagttgtctaaggcactgcatctcagtgcaagaggcgtccctacagtccctggttcgattccaggctgtatcacatccggccccaaccccaaaacctaacccttaacataATTtgaattctaaccttaaccctaaaccccctagaaatagcatttgacctcgtgaggactaacaaaatgtccccagttggtaaaatgtttgtttgtttacgaTTCTTGtcgggacttctggtccccacaagaatagttaaacaagtccactcatgcacacacaaaccAGTGGAGGGTGCTGAGgtgaggacagctcataataatggctgaaacggagcgaatggaatgatatggaaaccatgtgtttgatgccatttcacctattctgctccagtcattaacacaagcctgtcctccccaataaggtgccaccaacctcctgtcacacacacacacacacatatatatgagCAGCAGAGGGTGGTCCCTGCTTACTCTCCAGGGCACTGTAGAGCAGGGCAAAGTCATCCCTGCACTGGGGGTTCATCCTCCTGTGGTACTCAGCCTTgatctgctcctctttctcctccctcttcctcctcccctctctctccatccaggccAGACGCAGCTCCCTGTCCTGCCTCAGCTGGTCCGTCATCCGCTTGGCCTGCCAGCGCCGCATGTACATCTGCAGAGTAATCACCTATAGGTGGGGGTAAAGGTGTGAGCACAGAGATACAAAGgcagctctgtctgtctatgtataGTTCAGAGGACGTACAGCTCTCAGTCTCTTGCTATGGTACTGGGCGGCAGTGATGTAGGAGCCAGGGGAGATGAGCTTGTCCTCCATGTTGGACACGTAGCAGCCGATCTTGGTCATCTGGGTGGATGTGCTGTTGGTGCACTGCTGGGACTGGCTCTTCACCGTCACTGTCTGAAGGAGAACATTTGGTTGTTCGCATACCTTATGCAGCTCCAGGTGCAAAAAATAATACTGTTTTGATTTTGGTTTCAAACTTTTTACACATTAAATGCACTATGTGGGttgaaatcttaatgctacagcatacaatgacattccagacgattctgtgcttccaactttgtggcaacagtttggggaaggctctttcctgtttcagcatgacaatgcccccttgcacaaagcgacgtccatacagaaatgttttttggttatgtagtgtatatCTAAGGAAACTGTGCATTGAGCAAACAGAAACAAACtgaactaaatggaattcaaataattgaaccgccatcagtcaattagttgtttaaaaaaattaaatataacAAATGTCAGTTAATCGCTCaccaatagtgtgtgtgtatgtacctgtgtaTCGCGGCTGAAGGTCCCTTCCCCCTTAATGGGTTTCCTCTTAGCTATGGTCTGTACAGCTGCATGGTGGTACTCGGTCTCTGTGGCCTTGTGTCTGTAGCCTCCCAGGAAAGCCTTCCTATGGGTGACCCTCTCAATCTCCACCACCACATCCTggaatgtctctgtctctgggagaGCATGAGAGCAAGGGGGGGAGACTGAAATATACAGATAAAGGATGCAACACATATGACTATCATCCATGAATGCTGGCCCTGCAAAAGTATGGTATTGTCTCCCAGAAGACTGGTAGAGAAAGACTAGTAAAAAAATACCTGTCTGGACACGGACAGTGATTACGTCAGGCATGTTGTAGTCCTGCTGGGGCTTGACAGGACGGATGGGATGGTTTTCAGGGTCAGACGAGGTCATCTCCAACTGGATGGTGCCATGAGGCTGCACTCCCAGCTCTATCAGGGTCCTATGGTCCTCTACCATCCTACCTGGATGGAGAAAGACCTAAATCATAACGCATAAACAAAGAAAGTCAAGGCCTTAGCAGTTAGTTGAAAGGCTTACCGCTCTGAGAAATCTGTATGAGTTCTGATGGCACTTTCAGCTCAGTTGCGAAGTGATACTTCAACTCCTTGACGGTCAGCCCAATTGCAAAGGCCATCGTCATCATGTGTCCCTCCGGCATCAGCATGATCTTCACTACAATAGAGAAGATAAACAACATGTCCAACACATAATATGATAAAGCAGACAAATGCCCTTCCTACAAATGCCCTTCCTATCATGAAACTATTGTGGTCTATAATTATTGTGATACTTTGTAAATCCTCTTTCTTACCAGTGGCTGTTGAGTTCCCAACTTCATTAGAAAAGGTTGTTTTCTTTGGTGATTCTCCATCTTGCATGCTTTCATCAGGAAGGTCCGCTTGAGCTGTCGCCTCCACTGTGTCCTCTTCACCTGATGTCAAAAAAGTTGACTTGTGTACCGTTTCCCCCACCAGCTCGCCAGTTTCAGTTTTTACTCCAGCATCGCAATCTTGTACATCTGGAAGCGGGTGTTCAGTGGTGTTGCTTTCAACCTGAGATTCATCTAATTGTGCTTCAGGACCTATCCCctcttttttcacattttgttcaTCATCAATCCCGTTGAGCCCCGACGTTTCTTCGTCTTCTTCGGACATGACACGTAGCTAGTTAGCCGCTGACAGCAGTaggggaaaaaaatgtttttaagcgTCAGTAAAAGTGAGTGGATTTTGAATTTACTTTATTTTTGTTGCCAGTTACTCTCAAAAAGTCGATAAGCAAGCTGGATAGAAGCACGCTAGATTTTATTTCCCTGTGTATTTTCAACCGCAACCGACTGCTGTTTGTGCAGCAAGTGCTTGGTCGCTGCCATGGTAACGTCCATGTGATCTCTGCTAAAATGTAACCAATGAAATGTCTCTGCCCACAAAGGTTACCAGAGTCCA from Oncorhynchus masou masou isolate Uvic2021 chromosome 22, UVic_Omas_1.1, whole genome shotgun sequence harbors:
- the iqub gene encoding IQ motif and ubiquitin-like domain-containing protein; amino-acid sequence: MSEEDEETSGLNGIDDEQNVKKEGIGPEAQLDESQVESNTTEHPLPDVQDCDAGVKTETGELVGETVHKSTFLTSGEEDTVEATAQADLPDESMQDGESPKKTTFSNEVGNSTATVKIMLMPEGHMMTMAFAIGLTVKELKYHFATELKVPSELIQISQSGRMVEDHRTLIELGVQPHGTIQLEMTSSDPENHPIRPVKPQQDYNMPDVITVRVQTETETFQDVVVEIERVTHRKAFLGGYRHKATETEYHHAAVQTIAKRKPIKGEGTFSRDTQTVTVKSQSQQCTNSTSTQMTKIGCYVSNMEDKLISPGSYITAAQYHSKRLRAVITLQMYMRRWQAKRMTDQLRQDRELRLAWMEREGRRKREEKEEQIKAEYHRRMNPQCRDDFALLYSALEKWRKEEVEHIDATLDGAERKAALCALLEQESQLIASIGRHRIAAGERNYDKAVQSFLEKCAAPKRWRAFDGKITQVDTQYTIRARELRDLYSSINLHYLNQEERLDVLLTLKHTVKEHDCKLTQNIVELIDREADLLMRGVKETNLEGLRKRISTLFLQYIKTPTFNPEVAKLLKVPQDPAQLRKNIYFCRGCSRYLLSTDFALTANARVVGKCRSCSELDNEARRREDFSHYKTILRRLRKTEAQRNKEAKITYLLQEQDLRYLVDVVWGAQSALSAWSDMHDLVMVRWDCQWEWSPWNCILLTKGEAAAHIKMENTEKAYGVVFIRNVKHKHTVAKKYFSKIPIMAKYLQEVDLQSATHSNLLVAKPINTVTARILTTIPQAAGGKATQ